Proteins encoded by one window of Lathyrus oleraceus cultivar Zhongwan6 chromosome 1, CAAS_Psat_ZW6_1.0, whole genome shotgun sequence:
- the LOC127121329 gene encoding UDP-glycosyltransferase 83A1, with the protein MSIPTVLVLPFPAQGHVNPLMNLSKKLVKNGCKVIFVNTDFNHKLLMSTMKKQQQLDDSFNGALKLVSVPDGLSHEEDRTDFAKLCEAMLNTMPNMLENLIKDICLNDDCRISCIVADVNMGWGLNVGSKFGINGALFWSSAAAMFALVYNIPKLIEDAITDSNGLSATKKVFQLSPNMPMMDTEALVWSNVAADSISLKKVFNYIKHCSHTTSLSNWWLCNTTYELEPRPLSFLPKLLPIGPLLNNYENKSEKESIGQFWEEDLSCMSWLDQQEINSVVYVAFGSFSFTLFDKNQFKELALGLDLTNRHFLWVVRDQDQDSNKMMKFPSEFKGYKGKIVKWAPQQKVLSHPSIACFISHCGWNSTLEGLSNGVPFLCWPYFSDQFYDKTYICEELKVGLGFEKDENGLVLSEEIKKKVDQMLGDENIRLRSMEIKKKVMRNLAQGGGSSENFNRFVEWLKE; encoded by the exons ATGAGCATTCCAACAGTTTTAGTTTTGCCATTTCCAGCTCAAGGCCATGTAAACCCCTTAATGAACTTGTCAAAAAAGTTAGTAAAAAATGGATGCAAAGTCATTTTTGTGAACACAGATTTCAACCATAAACTATTGATGAGTACAATGAAGAAGCAACAACAATTAGATGATAGCTTTAATGGAGCTCTAAAGTTGGTATCAGTTCCTGATGGATTAAGTCATGAAGAAGATAGAACCGATTTCGCTAAGCTATGTGAAGCTATGTTAAACACCATGCCTAATATGCTTGAGAATTTGATAAAAGATATTTGTTTGAATGATGATTGTAGAATTAGTTGTATAGTTGCAGATGTGAATATGGGATGGGGATTAAATGTTGGAAGCAAATTTGGAATCAATGGAGCTTTATTTTGGTCTTCAGCTGCAGCTATGTTTGCCTTGGTTTACAATATTCCTAAGCTTATTGAAGATGCTATAACTGATTCTAATG GATTATCGGCCACTAAAAAAGTATTTCAGCTATCACCAAATATGCCAATGATGGACACAGAAGCTTTAGTTTGGTCAAATGTAGCTGCAGATTCAATAAGCCTTAAGAAAGTATTTAATTATATTAAGCATTGTTCACATACTACAAGTTTATCAAATTGGTGGCTTTGCAACACCACATATGAACTTGAACCTAGACCATTATCCTTTCTTCCAAAGCTTCTACCAATTGGCCCTTTATTGAATAACTATGAAAACAAAAGTGAAAAAGAATCAATTGGTCAATTTTGGGAAGAAGATTTATCTTGCATGAGTTGGCTTGATCAACAAGAAATTAATTCTGTTGTTTATGTTGCATTTGGTAGTTTCAGCTTCACTCTTTTTGACAAAAACCAGTTCAAAGAATTAGCCTTAGGACTTGATTTAACTAATAGGCATTTCCTTTGGGTTGTGAGAGATCAAGATCAAGACTCCAATAAGATGATGAAGTTTCCTAGTGAATTCAAAGGGTATAAAGGGAAAATAGTTAAATGGGCCCCACAACAAAAGGTACTAAGCCACCCTTCTATAGCTTGTTTTATTAGTCATTGTGGTTGGAATTCTACTTTGGAAGGTTTGTCTAATGGGGTACCTTTTTTGTGTTGGCCATATTTTTCTGACCAATTTTATGACAAGACCTATATTTGTGAAGAATTGAAAGTTGGGTTGGGATTTGAGAAAGATGAAAATGGATTAGTGTTAAGTGAGGAGATTAAAAAGAAAGTTGATCAAATGCTTGGTGATGAGAATATAAGGTTAAGGTCTATGGAGATTAAGAAGAAAGTAATGAGGAACTTAGCCCAAGGAGGTGGATCTTCAGAAAATTTCAACAGGTTTGTTGAGTGGCTGAAAGAATAG
- the LOC127121336 gene encoding ribosome biogenesis protein WDR12 homolog, protein MATEENGDAESSTRRISVRFVTRLSDPYKVPNSAIAIPSDLTRFGLSSLVNALLQSIHDDYESEPFDFLIDGEFVRMSLEEFLLAKGISAEKILEIEYTRVVAPRKEEDPSLHDDWVSAVDGSSSRFILTGCYDGFGRVWKGPGVCTHILEGHSDGVTSVSVFNPEGLETVTLATASKDRTLRLWKINTEEATNNPVRVRAYKILRGHKSSVQSVAAQTNGEMVCSGSWDCTINLWRINDNNAENDLVSKKRKVEGRVEDSQLEGEAFTTLVGHTQCVSSVIWPQRESIYSASWDHSIRKWDVETGKNLSDIYCGKALNCLDIGGEGSALIAAGGSDPVIRIWDPRKPGTSAPILQFASHKSWVTACKWHDKSPFHLLSASYDGKVMLWDLRTAWSLSTIESHSDKVLCADWWKSDSVISGGADSKLCISSEIPV, encoded by the exons ATGGCTACGGAAGAAAATGGCGACGCCGAAAGTAGCACCAGAAGAATCTCCGTTCGTTTCGTAACTAGGTTATCCGACCCTTACAAAGTTCCTAACTCCGCCATAGCCATCCCTTCCGACCTCACCAGATTTGGCCTCTCCTCTCTCGTCAACGCTCTTCTCCAATCCATCC ATGATGATTATGAATCGGAACCGTTTGATTTTTTGATTGATGGCGAGTTTGTTCGTATGTCGCTAGAGGAGTTTCTTCTGGCTAAGGGAATCTCTGCG GAAAAAATATTGGAAATTGAGTACACTAGGGTTGTAGCCCCACGAAAAGAAGAAGACCCTTCTTTACACGATGATTGGGTCAGCGCTGTTGATGGTTCTTCTTCCCG GTTTATTTTGACAGGATGTTATGATGGTTTTGGAAG GGTATGGAAGGGTCCTGGAGTATGTACACATATACTGGAGGGACATAGCGACGGTGTCACTTCTGTTAGTGTTTTTAATCCGGAAG GTCTGGAAACTGTAACTCTAGCTACTGCTTCTAAAGACCGAACATTAAGGCTCTGGAAG ATCAATACCGAGGAGGCTACCAACAATCCTGTGAGGGTTAGGGCTTACAAAATCTTGCGCGGTCACAAGTCTTCTGTACAGAGTGTTGCTGCGCAGACTAATGGAGAAATG GTTTGTTCTGGTTCTTGGGATTGTACCATCAACCTATGGCGAATCAATGACAATAATGCAGAAAATGACCTAGTGTCCAAGAAGAGAAAAGTTGAAGGCCGGGTGGAGGACTCTCAATTAGAG GGAGAAGCTTTTACAACCCTAGTTGGCCATACACAGTGTGTGTCTTCTGTAATTTGGCCACAAAGAGAGTCGATCTATTCGGCATCTTGGGATCATTCTATTAGGAAATGGGATGTTGAGACTGGCAAAAACTTGTCAGATATA TATTGCGGTAAGGCTCTTAACTGCCTTGACATTGGAGGGGAAGGTTCTGCACTCATAGCTGCTGGTGGTTCTGACCCTGTAATTAGGATTTGGGATCCTCGTAAGCCAG GAACTTCTGCTCCTATTCTTCAGTTTGCTTCTCACAAATCTTGGGTAACTGCTTGCAAATGGCACGATAAGTCCCCGTTTCATTTACTTTCTGCATCTTATGATGGGAAAGTTATGTTATGGGATCTGAGAACTGCG TGGTCTCTTTCAACCATTGAATCACACAGTGACAAG GTACTATGTGCTGACTGGTGGAAAAGTGACAGTGTTATCAGTGGTGGAGCAGATTCAAAACTTTGCATTTCTTCAGAAATTCCTGTCTAG